A genomic segment from Pseudoduganella chitinolytica encodes:
- the egtD gene encoding L-histidine N(alpha)-methyltransferase, translating to MSMTRTAALRALSPSVAPALPRTAHGAPATVAEIARGLLARQAATSPKYLYDSLGSRLFEAICELPEYYPTRTEAAIFARHGEDIARRVGTGATLIDLGAGNCAKAASLFPLLRPKQYVPIDISRDFLNEAVSRLRQRFPDIAMNALALDLSGPFLLPPEVTPQRRVFFYPGSSIGNFAPHEAIAFLRRVRENASHDGGLLIGVDLIKDAAVLDAAYDDAIGVTAAFNLNMLRHLNHLVGSDFDVRQWRHVAFFNAEDSRVEMHLEARTALTVRWPGGERQFARGERIHTEDSYKYTRDSFADLLAQAGFHADAVWTDEAGWFAVMHARAASA from the coding sequence ATGTCCATGACCCGTACTGCCGCGCTGCGCGCGCTTTCGCCATCCGTCGCGCCTGCGCTACCCCGTACCGCCCACGGCGCCCCCGCCACCGTCGCCGAGATCGCCCGGGGCCTGCTGGCCCGCCAGGCCGCGACCTCGCCCAAGTACCTGTACGACAGCCTCGGTTCGCGCCTGTTCGAAGCCATCTGCGAGCTGCCGGAGTACTACCCGACCCGCACCGAGGCAGCCATCTTTGCGAGGCACGGCGAGGATATCGCGCGCCGCGTGGGCACCGGTGCCACGTTGATCGACCTGGGCGCGGGCAATTGCGCCAAGGCTGCCAGCCTGTTCCCGCTGCTGCGACCCAAACAGTACGTCCCGATCGACATCTCGCGCGACTTCCTGAACGAAGCGGTGAGCCGGCTGCGCCAGCGCTTCCCGGACATTGCGATGAACGCATTGGCGCTGGACCTGTCCGGCCCCTTCCTGCTGCCGCCCGAGGTGACGCCGCAGCGCCGCGTGTTCTTCTATCCCGGTTCGTCGATCGGCAACTTCGCGCCGCACGAGGCGATCGCATTCCTGCGCCGCGTGCGCGAGAACGCGTCCCACGACGGCGGCCTGCTGATCGGCGTGGACCTGATCAAGGATGCCGCCGTGCTGGATGCGGCCTACGACGACGCGATCGGCGTCACCGCCGCGTTCAACCTGAACATGCTGCGTCACCTGAACCACCTGGTCGGCAGCGACTTCGACGTGCGCCAGTGGCGGCACGTGGCGTTCTTCAACGCCGAGGACAGCCGCGTCGAGATGCACCTGGAAGCGCGCACGGCATTGACCGTGCGCTGGCCGGGCGGCGAGCGCCAGTTCGCCCGCGGGGAACGCATCCACACGGAAGACAGCTATAAATATACGCGCGACAGCTTCGCCGACCTGCTGGCCCAGGCGGGCTTCCACGCCGACGCCGTCTGGACCGACGAAGCGGGGTGGTTCGCCGTCATGCACGCGCGCGCCGCCAGCGCCTGA
- a CDS encoding putative selenate ABC transporter substrate-binding protein, which translates to MKLISFLAAGMLLVSGSSFAQQVLRVSAIPDEAPTELQRKFKPLGEYLEKKTGMKVEFTPVTDYAASVEGLINNKLDMVWFGGFTFVQARERSRGQVVPLVQRVEDEKFRSVFITTSPAITKLADLKGKTLSFGSESSTSGHLMPRSFLLAAQVDPDSDLKRIAFSGAHDATVAAVAGGKVDAGALNISIWQKLVDEKKVDPAKVRVFYTTPPYYDYNWTVRADMPADLKKKITNAFLALDAGTPEGKQILELQKASKFIPTRAENYTAIEAAAKNAGLLKK; encoded by the coding sequence ATGAAACTGATTTCCTTCCTCGCCGCCGGCATGTTGCTGGTGTCCGGCTCCTCGTTCGCCCAGCAGGTGCTGCGCGTCTCCGCCATTCCCGACGAAGCGCCGACCGAACTGCAGCGCAAGTTCAAGCCGCTGGGCGAGTACCTGGAGAAGAAGACGGGCATGAAGGTCGAGTTCACGCCGGTGACCGACTATGCCGCCTCCGTCGAGGGCCTGATCAACAATAAGCTGGACATGGTGTGGTTCGGCGGCTTCACGTTCGTGCAGGCCCGGGAACGCAGCCGCGGCCAGGTCGTGCCGCTGGTGCAGCGCGTGGAGGACGAGAAGTTCCGCTCCGTCTTCATCACCACGTCGCCCGCCATCACCAAGCTGGCGGACCTGAAGGGCAAGACGCTGTCGTTCGGCTCCGAGTCGTCCACGTCCGGCCACCTGATGCCGCGCTCGTTCCTGCTGGCCGCCCAGGTCGATCCGGACAGCGACCTGAAACGCATCGCCTTCTCGGGCGCGCATGACGCGACCGTGGCGGCGGTTGCCGGCGGCAAGGTCGACGCGGGTGCCCTCAACATCTCGATCTGGCAGAAGCTGGTGGACGAGAAGAAGGTGGATCCCGCCAAGGTACGGGTGTTCTACACGACGCCGCCCTACTACGACTACAACTGGACCGTGCGCGCCGACATGCCGGCGGACCTGAAGAAGAAGATCACGAACGCCTTCCTGGCGCTGGATGCCGGCACGCCGGAAGGCAAGCAGATCCTGGAACTGCAGAAGGCATCGAAGTTCATCCCGACCCGCGCGGAAAACTACACCGCCATCGAAGCGGCCGCGAAAAACGCCGGCCTCCTGAAGAAGTAA
- a CDS encoding phosphonate ABC transporter ATP-binding protein has protein sequence MTPTGSAPVYRLERLVARHAGGTRALALQQIDLRIGAGEQLALIGPSGAGKTTLLATLACAHRPDGGTFQAFGADPWTLSDAARHRLRARLFLAPQTPPLPPRQRVVTAVLAARLPQWNLWQALVSLVKPKDPEAAYRALVRFNLGDKLYARVDRLSGGERQRCGLARLLLSSAQVLLVDEPLSALDPALSQLTLATLQQEAASRKAALVCSLHQVDLALAHFPRIVALKDGRVAFDLPREQVTQAMIDELYLNERPPANGPHEPDLATPLAVGACL, from the coding sequence ATGACGCCAACCGGCTCCGCTCCTGTCTACCGACTGGAACGCCTGGTGGCGCGCCACGCGGGCGGCACGCGCGCGCTGGCATTGCAGCAGATCGACCTGCGCATCGGCGCCGGCGAACAACTGGCGCTGATCGGTCCTTCCGGCGCCGGCAAGACCACGCTGCTGGCCACGCTGGCATGCGCGCACCGGCCCGACGGCGGCACGTTCCAGGCCTTCGGCGCCGATCCCTGGACGCTGTCGGACGCCGCGCGCCACCGGCTGCGCGCGCGGCTGTTCCTGGCGCCGCAAACGCCGCCGCTGCCGCCGCGCCAGCGCGTCGTCACGGCCGTGCTGGCGGCCCGCCTGCCGCAGTGGAACCTGTGGCAGGCGCTCGTCTCGCTGGTCAAGCCGAAGGACCCGGAAGCGGCCTACCGCGCGCTGGTGCGCTTCAACCTGGGCGACAAGCTGTACGCCCGGGTCGACCGCCTGTCCGGCGGCGAACGGCAGCGCTGCGGCCTGGCCCGGCTGTTGCTGTCGAGTGCGCAGGTGCTGCTGGTGGACGAACCGCTGTCCGCGCTCGACCCGGCCCTGTCGCAACTGACGCTCGCGACCCTGCAGCAGGAAGCGGCCAGCCGCAAGGCCGCGCTGGTGTGCAGCCTGCACCAGGTCGACCTGGCGCTGGCGCATTTCCCCCGCATCGTCGCGCTCAAGGACGGCAGGGTGGCGTTCGACCTGCCACGCGAGCAGGTGACGCAGGCAATGATCGATGAGCTGTACCTGAACGAACGCCCGCCCGCCAACGGGCCGCACGAGCCCGACCTGGCCACGCCGCTGGCCGTGGGCGCCTGCCTGTAG
- a CDS encoding PhnE/PtxC family ABC transporter permease, translating to MHNLPAVSAAERHPDPAWRSRVTWTLLLLVVLWPMAVVSEFQPALLFDTASLAATGQFLAAFVPPAHSPEFLAMLLRETWQTVAIATAGLTLALLGAIPATLVVTERLSISRLGTGRMALLPAAVRQLVRWLLVLLRSVPELVWALLFVRIIGLGPTAGVLAIALTYCGMLGKVYAEILESSERHASDTLLANGGSRLAALLYGALPESASELVSYTVYRWECAIRGSVVMGFVGAGGLGQRMDESMKMLAGGEVASMLLVFVLLVAGADVVSKQLRRRLG from the coding sequence ATGCACAATCTTCCCGCCGTTTCCGCTGCCGAGCGCCATCCCGATCCGGCCTGGCGTTCGCGCGTGACGTGGACGCTGCTGCTGCTCGTCGTGCTGTGGCCGATGGCCGTCGTCAGCGAATTCCAGCCCGCGCTGTTGTTCGATACGGCCAGCCTGGCGGCCACGGGCCAGTTCCTTGCCGCGTTCGTGCCGCCCGCCCATTCGCCCGAGTTCCTGGCCATGCTGCTGCGCGAGACGTGGCAGACGGTCGCCATCGCCACTGCCGGCCTGACCCTGGCGCTGCTGGGCGCGATTCCCGCCACGCTGGTCGTCACCGAGCGCCTGTCCATTTCGCGCCTGGGCACGGGGCGCATGGCGCTGCTGCCCGCCGCGGTGCGCCAGCTGGTGCGTTGGCTGCTGGTGCTCTTGCGCAGCGTGCCGGAACTGGTGTGGGCCCTGCTGTTCGTGCGCATCATCGGACTGGGCCCGACTGCCGGGGTGCTGGCCATCGCGCTGACCTATTGCGGCATGCTGGGCAAGGTCTACGCGGAGATCCTGGAATCTTCCGAGCGCCACGCCAGCGACACGCTGCTGGCCAACGGCGGCTCGCGCCTGGCCGCGCTGCTGTACGGCGCCCTGCCGGAGTCGGCCTCGGAACTGGTGTCGTACACCGTCTACCGCTGGGAGTGCGCGATCCGCGGCTCCGTGGTCATGGGCTTCGTCGGCGCCGGCGGGCTGGGCCAGCGCATGGACGAGTCGATGAAGATGCTGGCCGGCGGCGAGGTGGCATCGATGCTGCTGGTGTTCGTGCTGCTGGTGGCCGGCGCCGACGTCGTCTCGAAGCAGTTGCGCCGGAGGCTGGGATGA
- the phnE gene encoding phosphonate ABC transporter, permease protein PhnE, whose product MPSPPPRRRSGLLFALALAALVGASFASLPLHLGALFTREAASSAAEFLAGFAPPELASGFLAKTALATAETLSMSALGTLLAVLAGLLLAIPAAGRFGRVPRGAVRALLNILRSIPELVWASVLLIAAGLGPFPGTLALAAHTAGVLGRLFADALENAPALPEQSLRTNGATPLAAFFYATLPQTLPQMLSYALYRWENNIRAAAVLGVVGAGGLGQMLKYHLSLFQMPKAATVILAMLLLVALVDAASFGLRRLLTR is encoded by the coding sequence ATGCCCTCGCCGCCGCCGCGCCGCCGGTCCGGCCTCCTGTTCGCGCTGGCGCTGGCCGCGCTGGTCGGGGCCAGCTTCGCCAGCCTGCCGCTGCACCTGGGGGCCCTCTTCACCCGCGAGGCGGCCAGCAGCGCGGCCGAGTTCCTGGCCGGTTTCGCGCCACCGGAACTGGCCAGCGGCTTTCTTGCCAAGACGGCGCTGGCAACGGCCGAAACGCTGTCGATGTCGGCGCTCGGCACCTTGCTGGCCGTGCTGGCCGGGTTGCTGCTGGCAATACCCGCCGCCGGGCGCTTCGGCCGCGTGCCGCGCGGGGCCGTGCGCGCCCTGCTCAACATCCTGCGGTCGATTCCCGAGCTGGTGTGGGCGTCCGTGCTGCTGATCGCCGCCGGCCTGGGACCGTTCCCCGGCACGCTGGCGCTGGCGGCCCATACTGCCGGGGTGCTGGGCCGCCTGTTTGCCGATGCGCTGGAGAATGCGCCGGCCCTGCCGGAGCAGAGCCTGCGCACGAACGGGGCAACGCCGCTGGCGGCGTTCTTCTACGCGACATTGCCGCAGACGCTGCCCCAGATGCTGTCGTATGCCTTGTACCGCTGGGAGAACAATATCCGCGCCGCCGCCGTGCTGGGTGTCGTCGGCGCCGGCGGGCTGGGGCAGATGCTGAAGTATCACCTGTCGCTGTTCCAGATGCCGAAGGCGGCGACGGTGATCCTGGCGATGCTGCTGCTGGTGGCCCTCGTGGATGCCGCCAGCTTCGGCCTGCGCCGGCTGTTGACCCGCTGA
- a CDS encoding ABC transporter ATP-binding protein: MLELRRLTKSYASGHPVLSELSYTFHAGEFVAIMGDSGVGKSTLLNLIAGLDHPDPGGAAPILVDGVAMAALDDDAATRLRRERMGFIFQAFHVLPHLTLLQNVALPLLLNGLPQDRAAAMLAAVGLGGREHDYPHQLSGGEMQRVAIARALVHRPALVLADEPTGNLDPDTARAVLELLRAEIRSSGACTIMVTHSQAAAAMADRTLILTRAGLGEAQQFARHGQ, encoded by the coding sequence ATGCTGGAACTGCGCCGGCTGACCAAATCCTATGCCAGCGGCCATCCGGTGCTGAGCGAACTGTCCTACACCTTCCATGCGGGCGAATTCGTCGCGATCATGGGCGACTCGGGCGTGGGCAAGTCCACCCTGCTGAACCTGATCGCGGGACTCGACCATCCCGACCCCGGCGGCGCCGCGCCGATCCTGGTGGACGGCGTGGCGATGGCCGCGCTGGACGACGATGCCGCTACCCGGCTGCGGCGCGAGCGGATGGGCTTCATCTTCCAGGCCTTCCACGTACTGCCGCACCTGACGCTGCTGCAGAACGTGGCGCTGCCGCTGCTGCTGAACGGCCTGCCGCAGGACCGCGCCGCCGCGATGCTGGCTGCCGTCGGGCTGGGCGGACGGGAGCACGACTATCCCCATCAGTTGTCCGGCGGCGAAATGCAGCGCGTGGCCATTGCCCGTGCGCTGGTACACCGCCCCGCCCTGGTGCTGGCGGACGAGCCCACCGGCAATCTCGATCCGGACACCGCGCGCGCGGTGCTGGAACTGCTGCGGGCGGAGATCCGGTCCAGCGGTGCGTGCACCATCATGGTGACGCACTCCCAGGCGGCGGCCGCGATGGCGGACCGCACGCTCATCCTTACGCGCGCCGGATTAGGCGAAGCGCAACAGTTTGCCCGGCACGGCCAATAA
- a CDS encoding efflux RND transporter periplasmic adaptor subunit gives MTAPSNRPPAVFPSTLPGRALVPLVPLLLALSLAGCDKAASKEGGAVPPQAAPVSAAIVVQRDIVETQEFSGRLEAVERVEIRPRVSGYITAVHFTPGALVRKGQPLFTIDPRPYQAELEKAQADANSASARAALAKVELERAERLLADRAIARREFDERSSAVKDLDAAARASRAAVESARLNVNYTKITAPIDGRVSKAEITLGNLVDGNAILTSVVSTDSIYASFDGDEDSYLRVRNQVRAGKDVAVRIGLANETGFPHAGKLEFVDNRLDPATGSVRMRAVLPNRDHMLVPGLFARVQLAGGGTRQTAVPTLLIHDRAVGTDQDRKFVFVLGQDNKAEYRPVALGPTVDGLRVVRSGLKPGEKIVVSGLQRVRPGAPLAPQVVAMDADPAAPAATPAAQKG, from the coding sequence ATGACCGCTCCGTCGAACCGCCCGCCGGCGGTATTCCCGTCCACCCTGCCGGGCCGCGCGCTCGTGCCACTCGTGCCACTCCTGCTTGCGCTGTCGCTGGCCGGCTGCGACAAAGCGGCCAGCAAGGAAGGTGGCGCCGTGCCGCCACAGGCAGCGCCCGTGTCGGCCGCGATCGTCGTCCAGCGCGACATCGTCGAGACCCAGGAATTCTCCGGCCGCCTGGAAGCGGTGGAACGGGTGGAGATTCGCCCACGCGTATCCGGCTACATCACGGCCGTGCATTTCACGCCCGGGGCGCTGGTGCGCAAGGGCCAGCCGCTGTTCACCATCGATCCGCGCCCCTACCAGGCGGAGCTGGAAAAGGCGCAGGCGGATGCCAATTCCGCCAGCGCCCGCGCCGCCCTGGCCAAGGTCGAACTGGAACGCGCCGAGCGGCTGCTGGCCGACCGTGCCATCGCCCGCCGCGAATTCGACGAGCGCTCGTCCGCCGTCAAGGACCTGGACGCTGCGGCCCGCGCCTCCCGCGCCGCCGTGGAATCGGCCCGCCTGAACGTCAACTACACGAAGATCACGGCGCCCATCGACGGCCGCGTCAGCAAGGCCGAAATCACCCTGGGTAACCTGGTGGACGGCAACGCCATCCTGACCTCCGTCGTGTCGACCGACAGCATCTACGCCAGCTTCGACGGCGACGAGGACAGCTACCTGCGCGTGCGCAACCAGGTCCGCGCCGGCAAGGACGTGGCCGTGCGCATCGGCCTGGCCAACGAGACCGGCTTCCCGCACGCGGGCAAGCTGGAATTCGTCGACAACCGGCTCGACCCCGCCACCGGCAGCGTGCGCATGCGCGCCGTGCTGCCGAACCGCGACCACATGCTGGTGCCGGGCCTGTTCGCCCGGGTGCAACTGGCCGGCGGCGGCACGCGCCAGACCGCCGTCCCCACACTGCTGATCCACGACCGGGCAGTCGGCACGGACCAGGACCGCAAGTTCGTCTTCGTGCTGGGCCAGGACAACAAGGCCGAATACCGGCCGGTGGCGCTGGGCCCGACCGTGGACGGCCTGCGCGTGGTGCGCAGCGGCCTGAAGCCGGGCGAGAAGATCGTCGTCAGCGGCCTGCAGCGGGTACGCCCGGGGGCCCCGCTGGCGCCCCAGGTGGTGGCGATGGACGCCGATCCGGCCGCGCCCGCGGCCACACCCGCCGCGCAGAAGGGCTGA
- a CDS encoding efflux RND transporter permease subunit yields MNFPRFFVDKPIFAAVLSIMIFVAGLIAIMRLPISEYPEVVPPSVVVRAQYPGANPKVIAETVAAPLEEQINGVENMLYMDSKATSDGTLALTVTFKIGTNPEQAETQVQNRVQRALPRLPEEVRQIGVTTAKSSPNLTMVAHLSSPKGRYDDVYLRNYAVLNVKDQLSRIPGMGEVILFGAGDYAMRVWIDPQKLAARSMTAGDVVGAIREQNVQVAAGVVGASPTKGSEFQLTVNTTGRLKTVEDFGNVIVRTNADGAVTLLRDVARVELGSNSYALRSLLNNKSAAAIGIFEAPGANALQLSQDVRDTLAALSKDFPEDVEFSIVYDPTQFVRESIRAVIHTLLEAVALVVVVVIVFLQTWRASIIPLLAVPVSIVGTFAVMLAFGFSINTLSLFGLVLAIGIVVDDAIVVVENVERNIAAGLTPHDATIQAMKEVSGPIVAIALVLCAVFVPIAFVSGLTGQFYRQFALTIAISTVISALCSLTLAPALSAALLRSHDAPKDALTRAMDRVFGPFFGWFNRFFGRASGAYGRGVQRVMVRKSFGVGVYLVLTVAAVFVFRAVPSGFVPGQDKQYLVGFAQLPDAASLDRTDAVVRRMSDIAKGVPGVMDSIAFPGLSINGFTNAPNAGIVFIGLKPFDERRSADLSGGAIAAEVNKRLGAIQDAFIMVFPPPPVNGLGTIGGFKMMVEDRGNLGYDELYKATQALQMKAWQNPQLAGVFSSYQINVPQLFADVDRTRAKQLGVPLATVYQTLQINLGSLYVNDFNQFGRTYQVVVQADAPFRSQREQIAQLKVRNDKGEMIPLSSLMRISDTYGPDMVNRYNAYLAADLSGGAAPGVSSGQAQAAMSQLARETLPKGITFEWTELTYQEILAGNTMVYVFPLCVLLVFLVLAAQYESWTLPLAVILIVPMSILCALLGVKLTGGDNNVFTQIALFVLVGLASKNAILIVEFARELEDHGRTVVQAALEACRLRLRPILMTSIAFIMGVLPLVFSSGAGAEMRHAMGVAVFAGMLGVTFFGLFLTPLFYVLLRTVALRLTHSKPHKRHHADTGLGGHGDPAGTGTVVARLGRDEGR; encoded by the coding sequence ATGAACTTTCCCCGCTTCTTCGTCGACAAGCCGATCTTCGCGGCGGTGCTGTCGATCATGATCTTCGTCGCGGGCCTGATCGCCATCATGCGCCTGCCGATCTCCGAATATCCGGAAGTGGTGCCGCCGTCGGTTGTCGTGCGCGCGCAGTACCCCGGCGCCAACCCGAAGGTGATCGCCGAGACGGTAGCGGCACCGCTGGAGGAACAGATCAACGGCGTGGAGAACATGCTGTACATGGACTCCAAGGCCACGTCGGACGGCACCCTGGCGCTGACCGTGACGTTCAAGATCGGCACCAATCCGGAACAGGCCGAGACGCAGGTGCAGAACCGCGTGCAGCGCGCCCTGCCCCGGCTGCCCGAGGAAGTGCGCCAGATCGGGGTGACGACGGCCAAGAGCTCGCCCAACCTGACGATGGTGGCCCACCTGTCCTCGCCCAAGGGCCGCTATGACGACGTCTACCTGCGCAACTACGCGGTGCTGAACGTCAAGGACCAGCTGTCGCGCATTCCCGGCATGGGCGAAGTGATCCTGTTCGGCGCGGGCGACTACGCCATGCGCGTGTGGATCGACCCGCAGAAGCTGGCGGCCCGCTCGATGACGGCGGGCGACGTCGTCGGCGCCATCCGCGAGCAGAACGTGCAGGTGGCCGCCGGCGTGGTCGGCGCCTCGCCCACGAAAGGCTCGGAATTCCAGCTGACCGTCAACACGACGGGCCGGCTGAAGACCGTCGAGGACTTCGGCAACGTCATCGTGCGCACCAATGCGGATGGCGCCGTGACCTTGCTGCGCGACGTGGCGCGGGTGGAGCTGGGCTCGAACTCATACGCCCTGCGCTCGCTGTTGAACAACAAGTCGGCGGCCGCCATCGGCATCTTCGAGGCGCCCGGCGCGAATGCCCTGCAACTGTCGCAGGACGTGCGCGACACGCTGGCCGCATTGTCGAAGGATTTTCCCGAGGACGTGGAATTCTCCATCGTCTACGATCCCACGCAGTTCGTGCGCGAATCGATCCGCGCCGTCATCCACACGCTGCTGGAAGCGGTGGCGCTGGTCGTCGTCGTGGTCATCGTGTTCCTGCAGACGTGGCGCGCCTCCATCATCCCGCTGCTGGCGGTGCCCGTCTCCATCGTCGGCACGTTCGCCGTGATGCTGGCGTTCGGCTTTTCCATCAACACGCTGTCGCTGTTCGGGCTCGTGCTGGCGATCGGCATCGTGGTGGACGACGCCATCGTCGTGGTGGAGAACGTCGAACGCAATATCGCGGCCGGCCTGACGCCGCACGACGCGACGATCCAGGCGATGAAGGAGGTCTCTGGGCCCATCGTCGCCATCGCGCTGGTGCTGTGCGCCGTGTTCGTGCCGATCGCCTTCGTGTCGGGCCTGACGGGCCAGTTCTACCGCCAGTTCGCGCTGACCATCGCCATCTCCACCGTCATCTCGGCCCTGTGCTCGCTGACCCTGGCGCCGGCGCTGTCGGCCGCGCTGCTGCGCAGCCACGACGCGCCCAAGGATGCGCTGACGCGCGCGATGGACCGTGTATTCGGTCCGTTCTTCGGCTGGTTCAACCGCTTCTTCGGCCGCGCCTCGGGGGCCTACGGGCGCGGCGTGCAGCGCGTGATGGTGCGCAAGAGCTTCGGCGTCGGCGTCTATTTGGTGCTGACGGTGGCCGCCGTGTTCGTGTTCCGGGCCGTCCCTTCGGGCTTCGTGCCGGGCCAGGACAAGCAGTACCTGGTGGGCTTTGCCCAGCTGCCCGATGCCGCATCGCTGGACCGCACCGATGCCGTCGTGCGGCGCATGTCCGACATCGCCAAGGGCGTGCCAGGCGTGATGGATTCGATCGCCTTTCCCGGCCTTTCGATCAACGGCTTCACCAACGCGCCCAACGCAGGCATCGTCTTCATCGGCCTGAAGCCCTTCGACGAACGCCGTTCGGCCGACCTGTCCGGCGGCGCCATTGCGGCGGAAGTGAACAAGCGCCTGGGCGCCATCCAGGACGCGTTCATCATGGTGTTCCCGCCGCCGCCCGTGAACGGGCTGGGCACCATCGGCGGCTTCAAGATGATGGTGGAGGACCGCGGCAACCTGGGGTACGACGAGTTGTACAAGGCCACCCAGGCCCTGCAGATGAAGGCGTGGCAGAACCCGCAGCTGGCCGGGGTGTTCTCCAGCTACCAGATCAACGTGCCGCAGCTGTTCGCCGACGTCGACCGCACCCGCGCCAAGCAGCTGGGCGTGCCGCTGGCCACCGTCTACCAGACCCTGCAGATCAACCTGGGCTCGCTCTACGTCAACGACTTCAACCAGTTCGGCCGGACCTACCAGGTGGTCGTGCAGGCCGACGCGCCGTTCCGCTCCCAGCGCGAGCAGATCGCGCAGCTGAAGGTGCGCAACGACAAGGGCGAGATGATCCCGCTGTCGTCGCTGATGCGCATTTCGGATACGTACGGGCCCGACATGGTCAACCGCTACAACGCCTACCTGGCCGCCGACCTCAGCGGCGGCGCCGCGCCGGGCGTGTCGTCCGGCCAGGCGCAGGCGGCGATGTCGCAGCTGGCGCGCGAGACGCTGCCGAAGGGGATCACGTTCGAGTGGACCGAACTCACCTACCAGGAAATCCTGGCCGGGAACACGATGGTCTATGTGTTCCCGCTGTGCGTGCTGCTGGTGTTCCTCGTGCTGGCCGCGCAGTACGAGAGCTGGACCCTGCCGCTGGCCGTGATCCTGATCGTGCCGATGTCGATCCTGTGCGCCCTGTTGGGCGTGAAGCTGACCGGCGGCGACAACAACGTGTTCACGCAGATCGCGCTGTTCGTGCTGGTGGGGCTGGCGTCGAAGAACGCGATCCTGATCGTGGAGTTCGCACGCGAGCTGGAGGACCATGGCCGCACCGTCGTGCAGGCCGCGCTGGAGGCGTGCCGGCTGCGGCTGCGCCCCATCCTGATGACGTCGATCGCGTTCATCATGGGCGTCCTGCCGCTGGTGTTCTCCAGCGGTGCGGGCGCGGAGATGCGCCACGCGATGGGCGTGGCGGTGTTCGCGGGCATGCTGGGCGTAACGTTCTTCGGCCTGTTCCTGACGCCGCTGTTCTACGTGCTGCTGCGCACCGTGGCGCTGCGGCTGACGCACAGCAAGCCGCACAAGCGGCACCATGCCGATACGGGGCTGGGCGGGCATGGCGATCCGGCCGGCACCGGCACGGTCGTTGCGCGGCTGGGGCGGGATGAGGGGCGCTGA
- a CDS encoding GNAT family N-acetyltransferase, whose protein sequence is MQVNPVLAAPVTAPTRAAAVAPRLILGMAATPQELRAVQRLRYRLFVEDLGLTALMRADGLDRDEFDDYCDHLVVRDADTLEVVGTYRLLSPTGARRLGRVYAENEFDLGRLNRLRRRMVEAGRACIHPDYRGGSVLMLLWSGLLDYVRRQGCDYFAGCASISLADGGHNAVAVYERLRATHLAPADYRVTPHLPFPWDQLAPAPTAAVPPLLKGYLRSGAWICGDPAWDPDFDSADLFVLLPLANLDARYARHYGVTPMPIAA, encoded by the coding sequence ATGCAAGTGAACCCTGTCCTGGCCGCCCCGGTGACTGCCCCAACCAGGGCCGCCGCCGTGGCACCCCGCCTGATCCTCGGCATGGCCGCTACCCCGCAGGAGCTGCGCGCCGTGCAGCGCCTGCGCTACCGGCTGTTCGTCGAGGACCTGGGGCTGACGGCGCTGATGCGTGCGGACGGCCTGGACCGCGACGAGTTCGACGACTACTGCGACCATCTCGTCGTGCGCGATGCGGACACGCTGGAAGTGGTCGGCACCTACCGCCTGCTGAGTCCCACCGGCGCGCGCCGCCTGGGCCGCGTCTACGCGGAAAATGAATTCGACCTGGGCCGCCTGAACCGCCTGCGCCGCCGCATGGTGGAAGCCGGGCGTGCCTGCATCCATCCGGACTACCGGGGCGGCAGCGTGCTGATGCTGCTGTGGTCCGGCCTGCTCGATTACGTGCGCCGGCAGGGCTGCGATTATTTCGCCGGCTGTGCCAGCATCAGCCTGGCCGACGGTGGCCACAACGCCGTCGCCGTCTACGAGCGCCTGCGCGCCACGCACCTGGCGCCGGCCGACTACCGCGTCACGCCGCACCTGCCATTTCCCTGGGACCAGTTGGCCCCGGCGCCGACGGCTGCCGTGCCGCCGCTGCTGAAGGGCTACCTGCGCTCGGGCGCGTGGATCTGCGGCGATCCGGCCTGGGACCCCGACTTCGACAGCGCTGACCTGTTCGTGCTGCTGCCGCTGGCGAACCTGGATGCCCGCTACGCGCGCCACTATGGCGTGACGCCAATGCCGATTGCAGCCTAG
- a CDS encoding response regulator produces MSARRRSILVVDDTPDSIMVLCALLKEAFDTKVAVSGEAALRVLRAAPVDLVLLDVMMPGLDGYEVCRRIRAAPATAALPVVFLTARDTAEDAARALAAGGSGHLAKPVDPDRLHAMLARCFGVPP; encoded by the coding sequence ATGAGCGCACGCCGCCGGAGCATCCTGGTGGTCGACGACACCCCTGACAGCATCATGGTGCTGTGCGCGCTGCTGAAGGAGGCTTTCGATACGAAAGTGGCCGTCAGCGGCGAGGCGGCGCTGCGCGTGCTGCGTGCGGCGCCGGTCGATCTCGTGCTGCTGGACGTGATGATGCCCGGGCTGGACGGCTACGAGGTGTGCCGGCGCATCCGTGCCGCGCCGGCCACGGCGGCCCTGCCGGTGGTTTTCCTCACCGCGCGCGACACGGCGGAAGATGCCGCGCGCGCGCTCGCGGCGGGCGGCAGCGGGCACCTTGCCAAGCCCGTCGACCCGGACCGGCTGCACGCGATGCTGGCCCGTTGTTTCGGCGTGCCGCCCTGA